The following proteins come from a genomic window of Coffea arabica cultivar ET-39 chromosome 11c, Coffea Arabica ET-39 HiFi, whole genome shotgun sequence:
- the LOC113715352 gene encoding cytochrome P450 81C13-like, which yields MSLVIFSFLAMENLYCCLITILSCSLLLISKNLLFNHVKNKKLPPSPLALPIIGHLYLIKNSLFQDLTSLSAKYGPIFSLQFGWRSFVVVSSPAAIEECFTKNDITLANRPRTMAGDRFTYNYTGLGVAPYGDLWRVLRRLFVVESLSFNSLQRTSVIREEECQMILRSIYRVSKNESQARVDLSHWISVFTLNVIMRMLVGRCSIREEDAGQEMGLQIIEEFREMFGSSISMNLCDFFPVLRWLGYKGLEKEMISLQKKRDNFGQGFIDEFRCSNTLLDKERKALIANLLSRKEKDSDFLSDDAIKSFAFIMFTAGRETSTLTIEWAMLLLLNNPKALQKLRTEIDINIGHGRLLRESDIPKLPYLRCVVNETMRLYPAAPLLLPHYASEDCKVGMYDIPKGTIVLANAWAVHRDPKLWEEPEKFMPERFEAKKLMDKEEFNSKFLPFGMGRRACPGANLGVRSVSLAIGTFIQCFDWDKVEQDGDLDINFSDRITLQKAKHLEAVCVPRQESILLLSQL from the exons atgtctcttgtgaTTTTCAGTTTTTTGGCCATGGAGAATCTCTACTGCTGCCTCATCACCATCTTATCGTGTTCTTTGCTTCTCATCTCCAAAAACTTGCTATTCAACCATGTCAAGAACAAGAAGTTACCGCCAAGTCCACTTGCTCTGCCAATAATTGGCCATCTTTACCTTATCAAGAACTCACTCTTCCAAGACTTAACTTCATTATCAGCTAAATATGGTCCAATATTCTCTCTCCAATTCGGTTGGCGTTCCTTTGTTGTTGTGTCATCTCCAGCTGCCATTGAAGAGTGCTTCACCAAGAATGATATTACACTTGCAAACCGTCCTCGGACCATGGCTGGAGATAGATTTACCTATAACTACACAGGCCTTGGGGTGGCCCCTTATGGCGACTTGTGGAGGGTTCTTCGTCGCCTCTTTGTCGTTGAATCTCTCTCTTTCAACAGCCTCCAGAGGACTTCAGTTATCAGGGAAGAGGAATGTCAGATGATTCTCAGGTCAATCTACAGAGTTTCAAAGAATGAAAGCCAAGCAAGAGTTGATTTGAGCCATTGGATTTCTGTTTTTACACTCAATGTTATCATGAGGATGCTTGTTGGAAGATGCTCCATCAGAGAGGAGGATGCTGGACAGGAGATGGGCCTGCAAATAATTGAAGAATTCAGAGAAATGTTTGGTTCAAGCATTTCAATGAATTTGTGTGACTTCTTCCCTGTGTTAAGGTGGCTTGGCTACAAAGGGTTGGAAAAGGAAATGATCTCTTTGCAGAAGAAGAGAGATAATTTCGGTCAGGGTTTCATAGATGAATTTCGATGTTCAAATACTCTGCTGGACAAGGAGAGGAAGGCACTGATTGCAAATCTACTTTCTCGCAAGGAAAAAGATTCTGATTTTTTATCAGATGACGCCATAAAGAGTTTTGCATTT ATAATGTTTACAGCAGGAAGAGAAACGTCCACGCTGACCATCGAATGGGCTATGCTGCTTTTGCTAAATAACCCGAAGGCACTACAGAAACTCAGGACTGAGATTGACATCAACATAGGACATGGAAGACTGTTGAGAGAATCCGATATCCCAAAGCTTCCTTATCTTCGTTGTGTTGTCAATGAGACAATGAGACTGTACCCCGCAGCGCCACTTCTGCTACCTCATTATGCATCTGAAGATTGCAAGGTAGGGATGTATGACATTCCGAAAGGTACAATTGTTTTAGCTAATGCCTGGGCCGTGCATCGGGATCCAAAACTCTGGGAGGAGCCAGAGAAATTCATGCCAGAAAGATTCGAAGCGAAGAAATTGATGGACAAAGAAGAGTTCAATTCCAAGTTCTTGCCATTTGGGATGGGGAGGAGAGCTTGTCCAGGAGCCAATCTAGGCGTTCGGAGTGTTTCATTGGCAATCGGTACATTCATCCAATGTTTTGATTGGGATAAAGTCGAACAGGATGGTGACTTGGACATTAACTTTAGTGATAGAATCACTCTGCAGAAGGCTAAACATTTGGAGGCCGTATGCGTTCCACGCCAAGAATCAATTCTGCTTCTCTCTCAACTTTGA